TCTCCTGTTGTGACATGTATTCCCGCTGCGCGTTCCTCGGGTATCGCCCACCCACCCCGCGAAGCAGCAAACACGTAGAGAACCGCACCAACGGCGTTCAACATGAGCAGCGTCATAGACGTAGCTCTAAATGAACTTTTCGTTCGTTGCGCATGTGTTAACGAGTTCATGCGGCCTCGATTTCGACGCGTACTTTGCGGCCGAGGGCGGTCGCGATATTAACGAGAGCATCGAGAGAGAAAAGGGAGACGCGACCGCGCAGCAGATCGCTGATGCGCGGTTGCGTGACGCCGCACTTTGCCGCGGCTACGACCTGCGTCCATTTTTCGTTCCTGACGATGGCGTCAATCTGCTGCATAAGTTCTGCGCGTACGCGGAGATTCCCTGCTTCCTCAGTTGTATCCGCCAGGGCGTCCCAGACGTTTTCAAACTGCTGCGATGTATCTTTCATCGGAGTTCCTTCGAAGCGCCAGACCATCTCTCAATTTATCAAAGCTAATTGCTGCCGTTCCCGATATCGGAAGCGGCGGCGATGGCGCTCTTCTCGTCACAGTACTCTTCGATGGCGTGGGCGAGGGTACCCTGCGCTTCGAGGATGAACTCGATAGCGTCGCGGCCTGCACCTTGGCCGCCAGAGTGCGGCGTGATCCAGTGGACGGTGTCTTTGACGATCTGGCGGGCGTTGGCTACACCGATGGCGAGGCCGCAGACGCGGAGAACGGGCAGGTCGACGACGTCGTCTCCTACGAAGCAGATCTGGTCCAGCGTAGCACCGGTCTTTTCCATGATCTCTCGGACGGCGTTCATCTTGTGGGCCTGGCCCATGTAGAGATATTCGAGGCGCAGGTCGCGGGCGCGAAGGGCGACGGAGTCCGAGACGCGCTTGGTGATCATGCCGCAGGTCAGCCCGGCGATGCGGGCGAGCGAGATGCCCAGGCCATCGTGGGCGCTGAAGCCTTTGGCCTCGACGAAAGTGGTGGAGTGGATGCCGAAGCCTCCCTTTCCCTGCAGAGCGGCAATGCCCTCGGAATGCACGGTCTCCTCCGTTCCGGCGGGTTTTGGGAAGACCCAGATGCTGCCATCAGTAAGGACGCCGTCTACGTCGAAGAGGAGGATTTTGATGTTCTTTGCACGGGCAATGGCGTCTGGGGTGGCTTCGAAGGGCATGAGGTGATTGTAGTTGCTCGGATTCGATAGAGTGGAGGGATGGCGAAGGCGGCTAAGACGGGATTGGCGGAGCGATTGGGGTACAAATTTCGCGATGCGAAACTTTTGGACCTCGCGCTGACGCATAGTTCGCTGGCATTTGAGGCCGGCACCGCGTCCGAAAGTAACGAGCGGATGGAGTTTGTTGGCGACGCCGTGGTGGGGTTGATTGTAGCGGAGAGTCTCTTCCAGCGCTTTCCCTCACTTGGCGAGGGAGAATTAACGCGGATGCGCGCGCTGCTGGTCAGCCGCAAGCATCTGGGGGAAGTGGGCGCGCGGCTGGGACTGGGCGAGTATTTGCAACTGGGCCGTGGAGAAGAGCAGAGCGGCGGACGAAAGAAGCCCGCGCTGATGGCGAATGCGATGGAGGCCGTTCTGGCGGCGGTGTATCTGGATGGTGGTCTCTCCGCAGTGCAGGAGATCGTCGAACGCGAG
This genomic stretch from Terriglobus saanensis SP1PR4 harbors:
- a CDS encoding helix-turn-helix domain-containing protein — translated: MKDTSQQFENVWDALADTTEEAGNLRVRAELMQQIDAIVRNEKWTQVVAAAKCGVTQPRISDLLRGRVSLFSLDALVNIATALGRKVRVEIEAA
- a CDS encoding KdsC family phosphatase, whose amino-acid sequence is MPFEATPDAIARAKNIKILLFDVDGVLTDGSIWVFPKPAGTEETVHSEGIAALQGKGGFGIHSTTFVEAKGFSAHDGLGISLARIAGLTCGMITKRVSDSVALRARDLRLEYLYMGQAHKMNAVREIMEKTGATLDQICFVGDDVVDLPVLRVCGLAIGVANARQIVKDTVHWITPHSGGQGAGRDAIEFILEAQGTLAHAIEEYCDEKSAIAAASDIGNGSN
- the rnc gene encoding ribonuclease III, yielding MAKAAKTGLAERLGYKFRDAKLLDLALTHSSLAFEAGTASESNERMEFVGDAVVGLIVAESLFQRFPSLGEGELTRMRALLVSRKHLGEVGARLGLGEYLQLGRGEEQSGGRKKPALMANAMEAVLAAVYLDGGLSAVQEIVEREVVLPKMPELERAAGEQTHFGGVVGDYKSALQELLQARGVGSAVARYVTAEESGPDHRKHFRVELMLVEGDAASKKETLLAVGEGPTKKAAQQKAAEIAFLELRGKIA